One genomic window of Mycteria americana isolate JAX WOST 10 ecotype Jacksonville Zoo and Gardens chromosome 6, USCA_MyAme_1.0, whole genome shotgun sequence includes the following:
- the LOC142411262 gene encoding interferon-induced protein with tetratricopeptide repeats 5-like, translating into MSTISKNSLKSSLLQLECHFTWTLLKQDVDLDELEETIGDQIEFLQKSNITNYNLLSYVCHLKNSNEEALRNLQKAEEEVKKNHPDEIARRSLVTWGNYAWIYYHMKRYEEAQTYVSKVENSCRKLSSSAQWKIQLPEVYAEQGWALLKFGAKYYKRAKNCFENALKNEPNNPEFNAGYAITMYRLEDFSHRQCEDVSLSLKPLKRAVELNPNDTFIMALLALKLQDLEQVDEGERYIKEAMQKTPDLPYLLRYAAKFYRRKGQVDKALEILKKALAVTPKSVFLHHQLGLCYRAKLFQLKETTRYPPQKQVEELLRLSIFHFKTVTDQKSKFFSAHTDLANMYAEGKRYEEAEETFQKAFQINILSYGDKQQLYYLYGNFQRFHMKSESEAIRCYIEVLKIEKDSYVRNKCRNAVKKLLEQRIRGGLGDATDFATFGLVHNLNGEKLEAIECYEKAIALDPDNEEYLSALCELRLSISS; encoded by the exons ATGAG TACCATTTCCAAGAATTCCTTGAagagctccctgctgcagctaGAATGTCATTTTACATGGACTTTGCTGAAGCAGGATGTGGATCTCGATGAGCTAGAGGAAACAATAGGCGATCAGATCGAATTTTTACAAAAATCCAACATCACAAATTATAATCTACTATCCTATGTATGCCACCTAAAGAATTCAAATGAGGAAGCCCTGAGAAATCTccaaaaagctgaagaagaagttaaaaaaaatcatccagaTGAAATTGCCAGGAGAAGTCTTGTTACCTGGGGGAACTATGCCTGGATATATTACCACATGAAGAGATACGAAGAAGCTCAAACTTATGTAAGCAAAGtggaaaacagctgcagaaagctttCAAGCAGTGCTCAGTGGAAGATTCAGCTTCCAGAGGTCTATGCTGAGCAAGGATGGGCATTATTAAAGTTTGGGGCAAAATACTACAAGAGAGCAAAgaattgctttgaaaatgctcTGAAGAATGAACCCAATAACCCGGAATTTAATGCCGGCTATGCAATAACAATGTATCGTTTGGAAGATTTTTCTCACAGACAATGCGAAGATGTAAGCCTGTCCCTCAAGCCCCTGAAGCGTGCAGTGGAACTGAATCCAAATGATACTTTCATTATGGCATTACTTGCATTAAAACTTCAGGACTTAGAGCAAGTTGATGAAGGGGAGAGGTACATTAAAGAAGCAATGCAGAAAACCCCAGATCTTCCTTATTTACTGCGGTATGCTGCTAAATTTTACAGAAGGAAAGGACAAGTGGACAAGGCACTGGAGATTTTGAAAAAGGCCCTAGCAGTGACACCAAAATCTGTCTTTTTGCATCACCAACTAGGACTCTGCTACAGAGCAAAGCTGTTTCAATTGAAAGAGACTACAAGATACCCACCTCAAAAGCAAGTGGAGGAACTCCTCCGactttccatttttcattttaaaacagtgacTGACCAAAAGTCAAAATTTTTTTCTGCCCATACTGACCTAGCAAACATGTatgcagaaggaaagaggtatgaagaagcagaagagacatttcagaaagcatttcagaTAAATATTCTATCCTATGGTGACAAACAACAACTCTACTACCTTTACGGCAATTTTCAGCGTTTTCATATGAAATCGGAATCTGAAGCCATTAGGTGTTACATAGAAGTGCTGAAAATTGAAAAAGATTCTTATGTAAGAAATAAGTGCAGAAATGCTGTGAAGAAGTTGTTGGAACAGAGAATTCGAGGAGGTTTAGGAGATGCAACAGATTTTGCTACATTTGGACTTGTTCATAATCTAAATGGTGAGAAACTTGAAGCGATTGAGTGCTATGAGAAAGCCATCGCATTGGATCCTGACAATGAAGAATATCTGAGTGCATTATGTGAGCTACGACTTTCCATCTCAAGCTAA